In Oceaniferula marina, the genomic stretch CACGAATCTTTCTTCTCAGGTCTTCATCAGTGATTCCTGTGCGATCTCTCAATAGTTCATACAAAGCCTGATTGACGAGAGCCATCTTGTCCACCTGTCTTTGCAAGTCGGCTAAATCACCTCCCGATCGTCTTATATCACTTTCAATAGAATCATTCCTTCGCTGATTCTCGTTAATTCTCATTTCCTGTAGTATATTCCACATATCAGTTCATGTATTATTTTGCCCAACGTAAAGCACACCGGCAGCGATCAGGCGCCGATATGCGAATTATAGATACAATGACGTAAAATGGATTGCCGTCGCAAACTCGACAGCTACTAGCTGTCGGGTGCTGCGACTTGTTCGGTTTGATTTTCTATCCTCAGAATTTAGGGTTATTCAAANTGCCATTAGCAAGAGCATCACGAGGTTCGCAATATTTTTTTGCATAACGTAAAGCACACCGGCAGCGATCAGGCGCCGATATGCGAATTATAGATACAATGACGTAAAATGGATTGCCGTCGCAAACTCGACAGCTACTAGCTGTCGGGTGCTGCGACTTGTTCGGTTTGATTTTCTATCCTCAGAATTTAGGGTTATTCAAAGTCACTTGAACTAAAACGAACAGAAAAACCACCAATAGAAAAAGGTCAAACTTCCATTTATGCTCAGCAAAAAGAGATCTGACACCAAAATAGAAAGGCAACCACACGAATGCGACTACTACAGCTGCCATTGGCGCATTCTCAGGGCTATTGCCACGTC encodes the following:
- a CDS encoding zinc ribbon domain-containing protein — encoded protein: MWNILQEMRINENQRRNDSIESDIRRSGGDLADLQRQVDKMALVNQALYELLRDRTGITDEDLRRKIRDIDKRDGAEDGKIKASPLRCPKCGGAVTVGALSCQTCGATVAPKYPFEK